A single Dehalococcoidia bacterium DNA region contains:
- a CDS encoding CTP synthase — MTKYIFVTGGVVSSVGKGTAVASIGRILKSRNISVSVQKLDPYLNAEPGLISPYQHGEVYLTHDGAETDLDLGHYERFIDTDLNASSSVSAGQIYGELITKERRGEFNGGTIQVIPNLTNEIKSRSRKVAQESGADVVIVEVGGTVGDIEGLPFLEAIRQMRSEVGRKNVLYVHLTLLPYLQSTLELKTKPTQHSVNELRRIGIQPDVIILRSDLPITEDIRDKIALFCDVDRKAVMPLPTLPVIYETPLVLEEAGLGEFIVEKFELPKNHVDFSEWRDLVERMKAPKESVNIALVGQYVELRDAYLSVKEALRHAAVFNDRDINIQWIQAETLEKDGDGLLHSAQGIIVPGGAGIRGVEGLIIAARYAREHNIPYLGSSLGMHAMIIEFARHVLGSHTPNSTEFDPGTAHPVIDKMQERRDEAACSHAIRLGAFPLNILPGTKAAAIYNQDSVQERFRQNFEFNTNFRDNLESAGMVFSGLSPDGRQVEICELKEHSFMIGCQYHPEFVSRPTRPHPLFREFIAAAKGVLLEGSQPALPI; from the coding sequence ATGACGAAGTATATCTTTGTGACCGGCGGCGTAGTAAGCTCAGTAGGAAAAGGTACCGCCGTCGCCTCCATCGGCAGAATCCTGAAAAGTCGCAACATCTCAGTATCGGTTCAAAAACTAGACCCTTACCTGAACGCCGAGCCCGGACTGATCTCCCCCTATCAGCACGGCGAAGTGTATCTCACCCACGACGGCGCGGAGACGGACCTGGACCTGGGCCACTACGAGAGGTTCATCGATACGGACTTGAACGCCTCGTCCAGCGTTTCGGCGGGACAGATATACGGCGAACTCATCACCAAGGAACGGCGCGGCGAGTTCAACGGCGGCACCATTCAGGTTATACCGAACCTTACCAATGAAATAAAGAGCCGTTCCCGCAAGGTAGCCCAGGAGAGCGGCGCGGATGTGGTTATTGTAGAAGTGGGCGGCACTGTGGGCGACATCGAGGGGCTTCCCTTCCTGGAGGCCATACGCCAGATGAGGAGCGAGGTCGGCAGGAAGAACGTGCTGTACGTGCACCTCACGCTCCTGCCTTATCTCCAGTCGACCCTGGAGCTCAAGACCAAGCCGACACAGCACAGCGTCAACGAGCTCAGGCGCATCGGTATACAGCCGGACGTCATCATTTTGCGCAGCGACCTGCCCATCACCGAGGATATCAGGGATAAGATCGCGCTGTTCTGCGACGTTGACCGGAAGGCCGTAATGCCCCTGCCGACGCTCCCCGTGATCTACGAAACTCCTCTCGTACTGGAGGAAGCCGGCCTGGGAGAGTTTATTGTCGAAAAGTTCGAGCTGCCGAAGAACCACGTAGATTTCAGCGAATGGAGAGACCTGGTGGAGCGGATGAAAGCTCCCAAGGAATCGGTGAACATAGCGCTGGTGGGGCAGTACGTTGAGTTGAGGGATGCGTACCTGTCGGTCAAGGAGGCGCTGCGCCACGCCGCGGTTTTTAACGACAGGGATATCAACATACAGTGGATACAGGCGGAGACGCTGGAGAAGGATGGGGACGGGCTGCTGCACTCCGCGCAGGGCATCATCGTTCCCGGAGGAGCGGGTATCCGCGGGGTGGAGGGTCTGATAATCGCGGCGCGCTACGCCAGGGAGCACAACATACCTTATCTGGGCTCGTCGCTGGGAATGCATGCCATGATCATCGAATTCGCCAGGCACGTGCTCGGCTCTCACACGCCGAACTCCACGGAGTTCGACCCGGGCACGGCTCACCCGGTCATCGACAAGATGCAGGAACGTCGCGACGAAGCGGCCTGTTCACATGCTATCAGGCTGGGCGCGTTTCCATTAAATATACTGCCCGGAACTAAGGCGGCTGCAATATATAATCAGGATTCCGTGCAGGAGCGGTTCCGCCAGAATTTTGAGTTTAACACCAATTTCCGCGATAACCTGGAAAGCGCGGGCATGGTCTTCAGCGGACTGTCGCCGGACGGACGTCAGGTGGAGATATGCGAACTTAAAGAACATAGCTTCATGATAGGTTGCCAGTACCATCCGGAATTCGTGTCGCGCCCCACCCGCCCGCACCCGCTGTTCCGTGAATTCATAGCGGCGGCCAAGGGCGTTCTGCTCGAAGGGTCGCAGCCTGCCTTGCCAATATAG
- the fsa gene encoding fructose-6-phosphate aldolase, translating to MQLFLDTANIDQIRQAARMGLISGVTTNPSLVAKEGSSNLKERILEICSLVDGSISVEVLSLDTEGMIKEAREVAAWHRNVTVKMPVSEAGYEAISILSKEDIKTNLTLCFSPAQTLLGARAGATYVSPFVGRLDDIGHRGMDVVAETVEIFQKHNLPTQVIAASIRHPLHVIEAAKCGSHIATVPYDILMKMMKHPLTDIGIARFIEDWKKVKP from the coding sequence ATGCAGTTATTTCTTGACACGGCAAATATAGACCAGATACGGCAGGCCGCCAGGATGGGTCTCATCAGCGGCGTTACCACCAACCCCAGCCTGGTTGCCAAGGAAGGCTCGTCGAATCTTAAAGAGAGGATACTTGAGATATGCTCTCTCGTGGACGGCTCCATCTCGGTGGAGGTATTAAGCCTGGACACGGAGGGCATGATAAAGGAGGCCAGAGAGGTCGCCGCGTGGCACAGGAACGTGACGGTTAAGATGCCGGTATCGGAGGCGGGGTACGAGGCCATCAGCATCCTGTCGAAGGAGGATATCAAAACGAACCTCACGCTGTGTTTCTCCCCCGCCCAGACGCTGCTCGGCGCCCGCGCCGGCGCCACCTACGTCAGCCCGTTCGTGGGAAGGCTGGATGACATAGGACATCGCGGAATGGACGTAGTCGCCGAGACCGTGGAGATATTCCAAAAACACAATCTGCCGACACAGGTGATAGCCGCCAGCATAAGACACCCGCTGCACGTTATCGAAGCGGCCAAGTGCGGCTCGCACATAGCTACCGTGCCTTACGATATATTAATGAAGATGATGAAGCACCCCCTCACCGACATCGGGATCGCACGCTTTATCGAAGACTGGAAGAAGGTGAAACCATGA